A genomic stretch from Sceloporus undulatus isolate JIND9_A2432 ecotype Alabama chromosome 5, SceUnd_v1.1, whole genome shotgun sequence includes:
- the LOC121930740 gene encoding basic proline-rich protein-like, translated as PPPPPPPPPPPPFPPPPPPTPHPPPPPPPPPPPPPTPPPPPAPPLTPFPPPPHPSPPPPPPPPPPTPPAPPPPPPHPPPPPPPSPPPPPPPPPRPPPPPPPPPPPPPPPPPPPPPPPPPPPPLPPPPPPPPPPPPPPPPPQPPPPPPTPPPPPPPPPPPPPPPPPPHPLPPPHPTPPPPPPPPPPPPIFTLHPPPPSPPHTPPTPPPPPPPPPPLPPPPPPPPPPPPPPSPPPPHPTPPPPPPPPPPPPPPLTPPPPPTPPPPPPPPPPPPPPPHTTLPPPPPHPPPPPPPPSPPPPPPPPPPPPPPPPPPPSPPPPPPPPTAPPPPPPPPPPPPKHPPPLPPPTPPPPPPPPPPPPSPPPPPPPPPPPPPPPPHPPPPPPPPPPPPPPPRPPPPPP; from the exons cccccccccccacccccccccccaccccccccccccttcccccccccccccccccccaccccccaccctcccccccccccccccccccccccaccacccccccccaccccccccccaccccccgccccccccctcaccccgtttcccccacccccccacccctcaccccccccccccccccccccccccccccccaccccccccgccccaccccccccccccccccatcccccccccccccctcccccctcccccccccccc ccccccctcccccccctcgcccccccccacccccaccccccccccccccccccccccccccccccccccccccccccccccccccccccccccccc cccctccactcccccccccccccccccccccccccccccccccccccccccccccccccccccaaccccccccccccccccccacccccccccccccccccccccccccccctccccccccccccccccccccccccccccaccccctccccccaccccaccccaccccccccccccccccccccccccccccgcccccccccatattcaccctccaccccccccccccctcacccccccacacgccacccaccccacccccccccccccctccccccccccccctccccccccccccccccccccccccccctccccccccacccccctcccccccccccccccaccccacccccccccctcccccccccccccccccccccccccccccccccctcacccccccccccccccctacccccccccccccccccccccctcccccccccccacccccccccccccacaccaccctcccccccccccccccccaccccccccctccccccccaccgccctccccccccccccccccaccccctccacccccccccccccccccccccccgcc ccccccctccccccccccccccccccccccccccaccgccccccccccccccccccccccccccccccccccgcccaaacaccccccccccctccccccccccacccctccccccccccccccccccccccccccccccccctcacccccccccccccccccccccccgcccccccccccccccccccccccccaccccccccccccccccccacccccccccccccctccgccccccccccgtccccccccccccccccca